Below is a genomic region from Rana temporaria chromosome 3, aRanTem1.1, whole genome shotgun sequence.
acgtggatgcctgactccagtaaaggtaagtgccaggcggggggggggggagaaagcaatttacagggcacagtggggacaattgacacagcggcgaccattggcacagcggcgaccattaaagggcacagtggtgacaattgatggcacagtggctgcgtttaatggcatggcacagtggtgacaatggatggcacagtggctgcgtttaatggcatggcacagtggtgacaatggatggcacagtggcgacaatggatggcacagtggctgcgtttaatggcatggcacagtggtgacaatggatggcacagtggctgcgtttaatggcatggcacagtggtgacaatggatgatacagtggctgcgtttaatggcttggcacagtggtgacaatggatggcacagtggctgcgtttaatggcatggcacagtggtgacaattgatggcacagtgactgcatttgatggcatggcacagtgactgcgtttaatggcatggcacagtggtgcgaattgatggcacagtggctgcatttgatggcatggcacagtggtgcaaattgatggcacagtggctgcgtttgatggcatggcacagtggtgcaaattgatggcacagtggctgcgtttgatggcatggaacagtggctgcgtttgggcacagtgagactgcaattttttttttcctttgcgcccccccaaaaattttgagcaccagccgccactgtaactTGATGTAACATTTCAATCGCAATAACCACATTTATCAACTTTGAAAGCACTGGTTATCTCTGTCTAGTTAATCTTCGCAATCTAATAAATGTTGAACGTCCTTAGACAATGTTTAATTTGGTCACACAACTTACTATCAGGTCATACACAGACACCCTTCCTTAATCATACTTTACTGTACTTCAGTCTCAGTGGAATAGCCTGCAAACAGTGTCATTGCTTGTGTGTGTTATGGTTTCTCTCCATCTTCTTGGGATGAGGATGTTTATATGAACATGAGATCAGTAGATAAGATATGTTTGTATGTCTTCTCATCCTGAATACTCATTTACACCTAAGTACaggatgtaataaaataaatatttatatcttTAACGCATTCTCATCCAAGAATACCCTGTGAAGGTGGTCATAAATTAGCTGAGGATTTATAAATTCACCCAACTCTCCAGTTGATTGTTGGGTAATATATGCCATCTCTGCTTTTTGTGTTATATGGAGAACATTGGAAAATGGGTGTCCTTTTCCTGGGTATTATTATATACAGTGGAAAGGGTAAAGTAGAGCCAGCATAGAggtactgtaaatgatccctaaaAATTGTCACTGGTGTCACCATGGCCTCCAGGTAAAGGCCGTTATTAGTGAAGGGATACAACAAAATGATCCATTCATTCCTCAGTAAGCGTCTGTGACAGGCAGATATGGGTCTCTTGTTGTATCAGTTAATTATCTCTATTCACCCAccatattttcggaacgcgtgacgcgccatagccggacgtcaatcatgttcccctcttcataggaacgcctactccccgcgggagtctgaaactaaactaaaggattaaactgtaagtacagcgcaaaaaaaggcatactgtagctgacgctagtatgctggatgggatggtacatagttgttttttagggtgaacctccgctttaaattttaaagcaagttctcattatTTTAagctaaggttaaataacctatggggcctacacatgatcggtttggactgatgaaaacgatccatcagaccgttgtcctctggctatcctatcgtgtgtatgaggcctaactgCTTACACCAAGTCTCAGCCCAACACGTTTTGTCATACTAGACTTTATCGAGGTACCTTGATAACTCCATGCATGCTTCTGCAGCGTGCTACCGAATAGTGGTTTATCCTTTCCCCTCCCTTAGATTTACACTCTTGCTGCATATAAAAAATGTTACAGTGTCAAGACTTTCCATTGAAGTAAATTGGGGATTACACATTACCCTGATAGCAAGATGGAACATGAAGACAGGTGATGGAAATAAGCACAGAAAATTGTCAGCGGTTGATCTTCACTGCAAGGATCCATAGATAGTACAGTATATCATCAATCATCGAGTTTCCTAATCAAAAGTTGGTGTTTTAATCTATGCTCTGGGCATAATAGAATCATTAacacaactgtattttttttaagtgacacCCTGATGAGCGCATAAGGTGCCAAGGTACATtacttgagaaacactgccctaaacaCCATTCAAAACATGTTCAATTTGTTTTATGCAACATATCTGAATTACATATTTGGTAAAAATCTAACTTCTTGTAAAACTTGGTAGAGGCTTTATGTGCATCTAAACCCAATAACATATATGTAGTATATTGTAGTTTAACAGTCCGTAAAGttggtggctgcattaatttcctttttttaggcttttatttCCTAATTTTTGACCTGGTGATCATACAAATAACACACTTGCTGTCCTAGGGCGACAACACAGGTATGAACCCACTGCAATGTTCTGTACTTACAGAAAATATATTTAGCTTTCATGAAAAATTAAAGCAACCATCACACCTTTTGCGCCTAATCTCCCAGATTTagctccactcttcctctacaagtgtgcaaagtttgttgtccgggggacctacggccggggagcaccgattttccaAAGtcgacaccccttccatagactcccattttaaacggtaatttctctggtaactttggggacccggtaccggcacacatgtagccccagttctcttctataagtgtgcaaagtttgctgtctaagGGATCTacgaccggggagcaccgatttttcaatgccgggcaccccttctatatactcccatgttaaacgtaagtctagtcatggacacagtgagtcatgggcacagagaggctttggcacagtgaggcatgggcacagtgaggcatgtacatcaggaaggaattttttcccctgctgtagaaaattggatcatgctctgctggggttttttgccttcctctggagcaactgtgtgtatggagttgggtatatgggattttactgtttttttttttattttgtttgtttatttatttttttgtggttgaactggatggacttctgtctttttttaacctgactaactatgtaactatgtaacatggacacagtgaggcaaagtgaggcacagtgaggcatgcagatggacaccctaggcttatactcgagtcaatacgttttcccagttaaacgtaagtctagtcatggacacagtgaggcatgggcacagtgagacatggacacagtgaggcatgaacacagtgaggcatgggcacagagaggcatgtgcacagtgaggcatgggcacagtgaggcatgcacatggacacagtgaggcaaagtgaggcacagtgaggcatgcagatggacaccctaggcttatactcgagtcaatacgttttcccagttaaacgtaagtctagtcatgaaaacagtgaggcatgggcacagtgaggcatgggcacagtgaggcacagtgaggcatggacacagtgaggcatgggcacagacaggcatgggcacagtgaggcatgggcacagacaggcatgggcacagtgaggcaacataaggcacagtgaggcatgcagatagacaccctagtttttactcgagtcaatacgttttcccatttttttgtggtaaaattaggtgcctcggcttatattctggtcggcttatactcgagtatatacggtatacatttttttgggttctTGGGGCTAGAtacctttacatttttaaatatacctTCAAAGTAGGAATGaatattgtatttattgtttactgACACAATACAATGTTTCTTCATAGCTGCTGGTGTACACTTGTTCTCTCCTGCTGACCATGGTCTTCACTTCAGAGATTTCCAAACCGTCTAAGAACAGAAAGAAAGGGCATGGCAAGGGAAAAGAGAATCCAGGCACTTTCCAGGATAAAGGCCATGGCAAAGCATCTCCAGATCCAGTTCTAGGAGGGAACTCTTTTGACCCATCTCAGTTTTATAGTTTAGTGGAAGAATATGAGCAAAGTTTAAATGAGATGGTGAACCAACTAAGGAACAACACTGAGTCCTCAAGTGCTCAATGTGAAGTGAACCTGAGACTCTGGCTTTCTAACAGGAGGAGTCTTTCACCCTGGACTTACAGGTAACATTGGTCACTAACAATGCAAATGATAAATGTTCAACAACTGTGCTGTGGTATGTTGGTTTTAAGTTGCTACcagtgtgtttgaatttggcacAGGACTAGTTTTTAGTGGGATCTATTTATCTTAAAATAAAAACTCATATCTGCACAATGTAGATATTTTCACTtgtttcttaggcctcgtacacacgaccgagtttctcggcaaaaaacagcaagaaacttgctgggtgatatttttttgccgaggaaaccggtcgtgtgtacattttcgtcgaggaaactgtcgagaaactcgacgagccaaaaagagagcatgtcttctttttcctctacgggaatggagaaacttgccttgtcgagttcctcgatagcctgacaaggaactcgacgaggaaaacaatgtgtttcgcccgtcgagttcctcggtcatgtgtacgaggctttaatcaaTATCCTTGTCCAATATAGTTGTTGGTAGACTACATCTAATGGGAATCCTATGGTCTGGAAAGATACTGATTTGGTCAAGAAAAGGCACTATAAAGTTAcagaaaataaatgtatgtaaCCCCCAAAAATAGAATAGAAGGAAGATAGCTTTAGAACCTCACACATACAACATGGAGATGATTTTTGAAAGTTGTCCTCTTAATTGCATTCAATAAGAGCAATGCATTGAAGCAATTACTTTTTTACCAAAACAAGGTCCATGCCAAACTATATGAGAAACGTTTTATGCGTTTTATGGAAACCCTCAAATGCATGGTATTACCTAATGATCAGTATGGAACCACACCATGATAATTTCCCCACAGATTGGTCCAGGATATTTGCCTACTTCTCTCTTTCTTCCCCATGTTGTCATTTTCTTCTTTATGCTAGCTGGAGcatgttctttttgtttttagtatGTGCTTGTATTTTTCTGCACCTGAATTTACTACCCTCAACGGTCTGATACATGCAATATAGTTACATCTTTTATCAATGTACCGTTTTTGTTATTGGATGGCAAGAGTATTACTTTATTGTTATACACAATACAAATATTTGTCTCTAAAAGATACTGCAGAAATCAAGTGGAGGATTAAGGACATTAGGATTAAAAGCAGAGTTTTTCTTTAATCAGATTCAATGTTTTAAATacagtacactgccctactgaggtTGATTCATATCTTATATGCctttagcaccctctagtgtgtgctactagTAGTGACAGAGTAGGAAAATTTACCTGACTCATGCTACAGCCTGTGAGTCTTAATTGGGTCAGGGTTCACTTGAGTccagggctgggtgactcatcctggcagctctctggtgcctccccctagtGTCTGGAAGGTTGGAGAACCGGCACGGCACGATCTGTGATCACCAAGTCTATGAGAcctggctgatcacagatcggagtaaaggGGCCAGTCCCggcccttaccacatgatcagctgtcagccaatgtccccttgagggaaaaaaaaagccgatcaccgacttctgtcagagggacatcggccCCTCACACAGAGAGCCGCAgctgcctcatcagtacccaccagtgtccacagtgccacctaccattGCCCAACAGTGCCCCCTAACaatacccaccagtgctgccaatcaatgcccatcagtgcctcatcatcagtgccaccgatcagtgctgcccatcagtgctgcccatcagtgccacccatcagtgatcatcagtaccacctatcagttccccttagtgctgcccattagtgccaaccatcagtgcccatcactggcaCCTATCAGTCCCCCTTAGTGCCGTCCATTAGTgccaaccatcagtgcccatcagtgtcacctctcagtgcccatcagtgctgacttatcagtgcccattggtgcagtctatcagtgcccaatcagtgcagcctcttcagtgcacatcaatgaaggagaaaaattacctgttttcaaaattttataacaaaccattaaacttttttttttttctgtctttttttcgtTTTTACGTCCAACAAGTAACTGGTCTTTTAAATGTAAGTCTGCGAAATGTGACTTGCACATGGTACTTCAGAAACAAAGTTAAGCCTTTTAGCTAACCTAACCTACACCTAAAATTCAGAGGGAGTTCAACATTTTATTTGACTGACAAAAGTACAAAGTTCCCATAGTGCATCCTACTCTTTTGATGGTTAATACTTCTCTTCTAAGGATGAATGATGCTGACTATCAACCTAAGTAGGGGCCTGTGTCAGTGGGCTTTGGGTATCAATGGCATCAGTTTGACTACAGTTCTGAGATCACTGAGAATGAATTGACATCTGCAGTAGATTTCATTCTAACTTGCATTTGACCTACTTCAAGGCAGCTTTCCATTTCCCGGACATataaggcagggatcctcaaactacgtccctccagctgttgcggaactatacatcccatgaggcattgtaaaactctgacattcacagacatgactaggcatgatgggaattgtagttcctgaacaactggagggccatagtttgaagatccatGATATAAGGGAACATAAACCAATTCAAAGTGCACAAAAGCCCATCAATATGGACCATTAAAGTGGAGCTAGGCTATACATTTACAGAttcttgttcctggatccagcgatgccaccgcgctgtgtgagcgagcgggacctcgctcgattcacacagtgtcatcCTGTGCCGTCGatatccgttccctgcgacgttacgatgcacgggagcggaggtcggcgccaaattcaaaaaggtaaacaaacacaatacatacagtatactgtaatcttatagattacagtactgtatgtaaaaaatacacccccccttgtccctagtggtctgcccagtgcactacatgtacttttatataaaaaaaaactttctttctgcctgcaaactgtagattgtccatagcaaccaaaagtgtccctttatgtcaaaagtgattttagatcagctagaaaacagcgataataaattataatcacttgcagaaatgtgcgatagcgatttgtggggaaattcgtcataacaaaaacaataataatgacagcgacaattctgcaactgagcaaatttctgtgattttgagttgattacattattgaataatttttattagaattatattattatttgttataattatttataattatttattatattataatttataattttgtttttaaaaaaatgtcatacccgggatgcctacaagactctggtttggtcagatttaagtgagttattcctaagaattacaggcctacagtacaaatcaccaaatttccttgcaaataatggtaccgctttcagcatattttttctgaaagaatcataccgccagggaggttaaagagtcAACAGATCTCAAtctaatagagcacctttgggatgtgatgaaatgggagatttgcatcatggatgtgcagccgacaaattagcaactgtgtgatgctatcatgtcaatatggaccaaaatctctgaggaatgtttccaacaccttgttgaatgtaTGCCATGAAGAATTGGCTTAAGCATTAAATAAAGCATTAAAGctaacctagccactacggctcaggctg
It encodes:
- the IL17B gene encoding interleukin-17B; amino-acid sequence: MLGSHKLLLVYTCSLLLTMVFTSEISKPSKNRKKGHGKGKENPGTFQDKGHGKASPDPVLGGNSFDPSQFYSLVEEYEQSLNEMVNQLRNNTESSSAQCEVNLRLWLSNRRSLSPWTYSINHDENRVPASIPEARCLCTGCINPFTMQEDHTMSSIPIYSKIPVRRRLCDNSPGHRGRRRKKCQKEYTTVMENIAVGCTCIF